One part of the Quercus lobata isolate SW786 chromosome 7, ValleyOak3.0 Primary Assembly, whole genome shotgun sequence genome encodes these proteins:
- the LOC115952220 gene encoding agamous-like MADS-box protein AGL61, with amino-acid sequence MAENNESKRPSGRKKIEMKRIEKHSRRIVTFSKRRKGLFKKAAELSAMCGAHVAVFVFSPKDRLYTFTHPTADSVIDRFLSQHNNNNPEGSSSSACNQILQSEWEKSIDNMELEELEGYMAAMLEFKKEAYMEQLVDETDIRTMVTREFFPLRPIERPDVNNDYER; translated from the coding sequence ATGGCTGAAAACAATGAAAGTAAGCGGCCATCTGGGCGGAAGAAGATCGAGATGAAGAGAATAGAGAAGCATTCGAGGCGAATAGTGACGTTCTCGAAGCGGCGCAAGGGTCTTTTCAAGAAAGCCGCCGAGCTTTCCGCCATGTGTGGTGCCCATGTCGCTGTCTTCGTTTTCTCTCCGAAAGACAGACTCTACACCTTCACTCACCCAACTGCTGACTCTGTTATCGACCGCTTCTTAAGccaacacaacaacaacaacccagagggatcatcatcatcagctTGTAATCAGATTCTTCAGTCTGAGTGGGAAAAGTCCATAGACAACATGGAGTTGGAGGAGCTTGAGGGTTACATGGCGGCCATGTTAGAGTTCAAGAAAGAGGCATACATGGAGCAGCTGGTTGACGAGACCGATATCCGGACAATGGTTACtagagagtttttccctttgcGTCCGATCGAGAGGCCTGATGTTAATAACGATTATGAAAGATGA
- the LOC115953379 gene encoding L10-interacting MYB domain-containing protein-like, with product MDDDSFIINDSLRANWTPSQDQYFIDQMLDQVRRGNKTGHVFSKQAWAEMISQFNTKFGFKYDTDVLKNRYKRFRKQYNEIKMLVDQSGFKWDETLHMVIADDNVWAEFIKAHLDMVTYKTRVLPHYNELCIICGHAVADGRYSLSCFDVDFEKNDEAKPTDVKTPKTPKTSSSDDHSKIDWSQTMDQFFVELMLDQVHKGNKIGRMFKKKAWAHMIMSFNTKFGFQYGKVVLKNRYNILRRHYSSIKMLLTQKGFSWDETQQKVVGDDRVWNKYLKAHHNFRMFRNKVMPYYSEMSIICGNEATTTKNNTPSCKSHLVEEAPGKKNINGKAVLIDNKDVTDNAHKEALHSSGDKKHHPSRKDEEALEAGVNKKHHHSIRKVEEALDSGVGKKKHHSSRKNEAALHSGGDRNVSEQQKRLQPDMPQTFPLSKKARRIQDGMADVLREMAVAVTSLTKKQKQENSISTEDVIDVLQAIPDMDDDLLLDACDFLEDEKRARMFLALDAPLRKKWLMRKLRP from the exons ATGGATGATGATTCCTTTATAATCAATGATAGTTTGAGGGCTAATTGGACTCCATCCCAAGACCAATATTTTATTGACCAAATGCTAGACCAAGTACGCAGAGGGAATAAAACCGGACATGTATTTAGCAAACAAGCATGGGCTGAGATGATTTCACAGTTTAATACTAAATTTGGATTTAAGTATGATACAGATGTTCTGAAAAACAGATACAAACGATTTAGGAAGCAATACAATGAGATAAAGATGCTTGTTGATCAAAGTGGGTTCAAGTGGGATGAAACACTGCATATGGTAATAGCTGATGATAATGTATGGGCTGAGTTCATCAAG GCCCACCTGGATATGGTAACATACAAAACTAGAGTTCTGCCACACTATAATGAGTTGTGCATAATATGTGGGCATGCAGTTGCTGATGGAAGATACAGTCTTTCATGTTTTGACGTAGACTTTGAAAAAAACGATGAAG CAAAACCAACAGATGTTAAAACTCctaaaactcccaaaacctCCTCTAGTGATGATCATTCAAAAATCGACTGGTCACAGACCATGGACCAATTTTTTGTAGAACTAATGTTGGACCAGGTGCATAAAGGGAACAAAATTGGCCGTATGTTTAAGAAGAAAGCGTGGGCACACATGATTATGTCATTTAATACTAAATTTGGCTTCCAGTATGGTAAGGTGGTCTTGAAAAATCGTTATAATATCTTGAGGAGGCATTACAGTAGCATAAAGATGCTACTTACTCAAAAGGGATTCAGTTGGGATGAAACACAACAAAAAGTGGTAGGTGATGATCGGGTCTGGAACAAGTATCTCAAG GCACATCACAACTTTAGGATGTTCAGAAATAAAGTAATGCCATACTATTCTGAGATGTCCATTATATGTGGTAATGAAGCTACAACTACGAAAAACAATACACCATCTTGCAAGTCACATCTTGTGGAGGAAGCCCCAGGGAAGAAGAATATCAACGGAAAAGCTGTGCTTATTGATAACAAAGATGTCACAGACAATGCTCATAAAGAGGCATTGCATTCAAGTGGTGATAAGAAGCACCATCCATCCAGAAAAGACGAGGAAGCATTAGAAGCAGGCGTTAATAAGAAGCATCATCATTCAATTAGAAAAGTTGAGGAAGCATTAGATTCTGGTGTTGGTAAGAAGAAGCATCATTCATCCAGAAAAAACGAAGCAGCATTACATTCAGGAGGTGATAGGAATGTTAGTGAACAACAGAAGAGGCTTCAGCCTGACATGCCTCAAACTTTTCCACTGTCTAAAAAGGCAAGAAGAATTCAAGATGGTATGGCTGATGTTCTAAGGGAAATGGCAGTTGCAGTTACGTCAttaacaaagaaacaaaagcaagagAACTCTATATCGACAGAGGACGTGATTGATGTGCTCCAGGCTATACCAGACATGGATGATGATCTGTTACTGGATGCCTGTGACTTCTTGGAGGATGAGAAAAGAGCCAGGATGTTTTTAGCATTGGATGCCCCTCTGCGAAAGAAGTGGTTAATGAGGAAGCTCCGTCCTTAG